Proteins encoded within one genomic window of Bacillota bacterium:
- a CDS encoding acetyl-CoA C-acetyltransferase: protein MQVEKVYVVGAVRTAVGSFGGSLRDVTAVKLGSIVIEEALKRAGLDKKDVDEVIMGNVLQAGLGQSSGRQAAVNAGIPVEVPVLTVNKVCGSGLKAINLGAQSIMLGDADIVVAGGMENMSAAPYLAPMARWGGRMGHTVMQDAMILDGLWCAFEDIHMGITAENIADDYNISREDQDLFALQSQHRAIAAIDEGRFDDEIIPVPVPQRKGEPLPFSTDEHPRRGTTLEKLAALRPAFKKDGTVTAGNASGINDSAAAVVLASGRVVGKLGLKPMVEVINFASAGVEPRVMGTGPIAACRRLFKKTGLSVEDIDLFELNEAFASQSLAVLKELQVNPEIVNVNGGAIALGHPIGASGARIFITLIFEMRRRKSNLGVASLCIGGGQGVATLVKGM, encoded by the coding sequence CTGCAAGTGGAGAAAGTATATGTGGTAGGTGCGGTGCGAACAGCGGTAGGTAGCTTCGGTGGGTCCTTGAGAGATGTAACGGCGGTGAAGCTCGGCTCTATTGTCATCGAGGAAGCGCTGAAAAGGGCGGGATTGGACAAGAAAGATGTGGATGAAGTGATCATGGGCAATGTTCTGCAAGCGGGGCTCGGGCAGAGTTCCGGCCGACAGGCTGCTGTCAATGCCGGGATACCCGTGGAAGTACCGGTATTGACGGTAAACAAGGTCTGCGGTTCCGGGCTGAAGGCGATCAATCTGGGTGCCCAGAGCATCATGCTCGGGGATGCAGATATCGTTGTGGCCGGGGGGATGGAGAATATGAGTGCGGCTCCCTATCTCGCGCCGATGGCCAGATGGGGGGGGCGGATGGGGCATACGGTGATGCAGGACGCGATGATTCTGGATGGCCTCTGGTGTGCGTTCGAGGACATACACATGGGGATCACGGCCGAGAATATTGCGGATGATTACAATATCAGCAGGGAAGATCAGGACCTTTTTGCCTTGCAGAGCCAGCACAGGGCCATCGCCGCCATTGATGAAGGAAGGTTTGATGATGAGATAATACCCGTGCCTGTCCCGCAGAGAAAGGGTGAACCGCTGCCTTTCAGCACCGATGAACATCCCCGGCGGGGGACAACCCTGGAAAAACTGGCGGCCCTTCGCCCGGCATTCAAAAAAGATGGTACGGTTACGGCAGGCAACGCTTCGGGCATCAACGACAGTGCTGCTGCAGTGGTCCTTGCTTCCGGCAGGGTGGTGGGGAAGCTTGGCCTGAAGCCCATGGTGGAGGTGATCAATTTTGCCTCGGCGGGGGTTGAACCCCGGGTGATGGGAACCGGCCCCATAGCTGCTTGCCGGCGCCTGTTCAAGAAGACCGGCCTCTCCGTTGAAGATATCGATCTTTTTGAATTGAATGAAGCTTTTGCTTCCCAATCCCTGGCTGTACTGAAAGAGCTGCAGGTGAACCCGGAGATTGTCAACGTCAACGGCGGGGCGATTGCTCTGGGCCATCCTATCGGGGCCAGCGGCGCCAGGATCTTCATCACTTTGATTTTCGAGATGAGGAGAAGAAAAAGCAACCTGGGTGTCGCTTCTCTCTGTATCGGAGGCGGGCAGGGCGTTGCCACGCTGGTGAAAGGGATGTAA
- a CDS encoding acyl-CoA dehydrogenase has product MSEQDYVKGGSFLLSQLGPDDVFTPEELDDMHLMIKKTCDDFGENKVFPLTDEIEAKAEGVTVGLLKEAGELGLLGSDIPEEYGGDGGDKTTSALIAEALTYSGSFSTAFGAHTGIGTLPIVYFGTKEQKERYLPDLAVGNKIAAYALTEPEAGSDAMNARSTAVLTEDGKHYILNGTKMFITNAAWADVIIVFAKIDGEKFTAFIVDRDSEGLSISPEEKKMGIHGSSTCSVIMEDCKVPVENVLHVIGKGHQVALNILNIGRFKLAAGAVGGAKKAIEASIEYALERHQFNQPIAQFNLIKNKIADMLIKTYAMESMVYRTVGLIDTKMEDVDMDAEDANQQVVNSIREYAIECSINKVYCSEGLDQIVDEAVQIYGGYGYSAEYIVERLYRDSRINRIFEGTNEVNRMLIPGTLLPKAMSGDLPFMDAVFGLKGELDKLKEMEVPTESPEKEAFVIENMKKLFLLACGNAARQFEQAIEQEQEILVALANIAMEVFAAESSLLRARKIAAESGEEAARLPMLMTQCLVSEMVPKCQAWTNEVIAGTFEPEKAARNTDNILLLSRNIPLNTYVIKRELADEAYKAKKYFLEK; this is encoded by the coding sequence ATGAGTGAACAGGATTATGTAAAAGGTGGGTCTTTCTTGCTCAGCCAGCTTGGTCCAGATGATGTTTTTACCCCCGAAGAACTGGATGACATGCATCTTATGATCAAGAAGACGTGTGATGATTTTGGTGAGAACAAAGTATTTCCCCTCACTGATGAGATCGAAGCCAAAGCCGAAGGGGTGACGGTAGGCCTGTTGAAAGAAGCGGGGGAACTGGGGCTTCTTGGCAGCGATATTCCCGAAGAATATGGCGGAGACGGTGGGGACAAGACTACTTCGGCGCTCATTGCCGAAGCCCTGACCTATTCAGGTTCCTTCTCCACGGCATTCGGTGCTCATACGGGTATCGGTACCCTGCCGATCGTCTATTTCGGTACCAAGGAGCAGAAGGAACGCTATCTTCCCGATCTGGCAGTGGGAAACAAAATTGCGGCATATGCACTGACTGAACCGGAAGCCGGTTCCGATGCCATGAACGCAAGGTCCACGGCTGTTCTGACTGAAGACGGCAAGCATTACATACTTAACGGGACCAAGATGTTTATTACCAATGCTGCCTGGGCGGACGTGATCATTGTATTCGCCAAGATTGACGGAGAGAAGTTCACCGCTTTTATCGTTGATCGTGATTCGGAAGGGCTTTCCATCAGTCCCGAGGAGAAGAAGATGGGGATCCATGGATCTTCGACCTGCAGCGTGATCATGGAAGACTGCAAGGTTCCCGTGGAAAACGTTCTTCATGTGATCGGCAAGGGACATCAGGTGGCGCTGAATATCTTGAATATCGGCCGCTTCAAGCTGGCTGCCGGTGCAGTCGGCGGGGCCAAGAAAGCAATTGAAGCTTCGATCGAATATGCACTGGAGAGGCATCAGTTCAACCAGCCCATCGCGCAGTTCAACCTGATCAAGAACAAGATTGCCGACATGTTGATCAAGACCTATGCCATGGAAAGTATGGTCTATCGCACCGTGGGACTGATCGACACCAAGATGGAAGATGTGGACATGGATGCCGAGGATGCCAACCAGCAGGTTGTCAATTCGATTCGTGAATACGCCATTGAATGTTCGATCAACAAGGTTTACTGCTCGGAAGGGCTGGATCAGATCGTCGATGAGGCAGTGCAGATCTACGGTGGTTACGGTTATTCGGCCGAATATATCGTGGAAAGGTTGTACCGGGATAGCCGTATCAACCGGATTTTTGAAGGCACCAACGAGGTCAACCGCATGCTTATCCCCGGAACCCTTCTTCCCAAGGCGATGAGCGGCGACCTTCCTTTCATGGACGCTGTCTTCGGATTGAAAGGGGAACTTGACAAGCTGAAAGAGATGGAGGTACCCACGGAGTCACCGGAGAAGGAAGCCTTCGTCATTGAAAACATGAAGAAACTATTCCTGCTGGCTTGCGGCAATGCAGCACGTCAGTTTGAACAGGCCATCGAGCAGGAACAGGAGATTCTGGTGGCCCTGGCCAATATTGCCATGGAAGTTTTCGCCGCTGAAAGCTCCTTGCTGAGGGCGAGGAAGATTGCCGCTGAAAGTGGTGAGGAAGCTGCCCGCCTGCCGATGTTGATGACCCAGTGCCTGGTGAGCGAAATGGTTCCGAAATGCCAGGCATGGACCAACGAGGTCATTGCCGGTACTTTTGAACCGGAAAAAGCAGCAAGAAATACGGATAACATCCTCCTGCTGAGCCGTAATATTCCGCTCAACACCTATGTTATCAAGCGCGAATTGGCAGATGAGGCTTACAAGGCGAAGAAATACTTTTTGGAGAAGTAG
- a CDS encoding glycogen/starch/alpha-glucan phosphorylase yields MFGNKERFKACFVEKLKNLRGKDCLQATSLDIYQVLGTMIREAITDEWSATMARYHELGAKQVYYLSMEFLLGRLLESNMINLHILELCREGLHELGIELADIVAEEPDAGLGNGGLGRLAACFLDSLASLGLPGHGCGIRYRYGLFEQKIVDGYQIELPENWLKEGNVWEIRRVEETVEVKFGGHIEFEERNGRYFFHHRNAEIINAVPYDMPMIGFDGKTVNTLRLWDAEASKTELCAIMDCYQRIVDYKHNLESISAFLYPDDSHHEGKILRLKQQYFLVSAAIQSITRCVKNRYGSLERLNELVAIHINDTHPALAIPELMRILMDREGMSWEKAWEITTGTISYTNHTTLVEALEKWPVGLFKPLLPRIYMIIEEINNRFCQTIMKEYPLYRDKIGSMSIIADKHVKMAHLALVGSHSINGVARLHTEILKHREMKNFYGIFPGKFNNKTNGITHRRWLLKVNPLLSNLINETIGPDWIKHPRSLIALSDYVEDSAFLDRLYDIKQCNKAALARIVEEKHDLKIDTHSIFDVQVKRLHLYKRQLLNIMHIMDLYNRLLENPDIQITPRTFIFAAKAFPNYYLAKKIIKLINTVAGVINTDRRIRDRIKVVFLENYRVSLADIIIPAADLSQQISTASKEASGTGNMKFMLNGAVTIGTLDGANIEIMEAVGEDNIITFGLTADEVNNYHEKGHYRSTDIYNTNPRIRKVTDQLINGFLPTGEHEFRAIFDHLIGGNDEFFVLKDLPSFGAARERAEHAYGNRQSWQKKCAVNIAHAGKFSSDLTIKRYADEIWKIEPVTTALPTEIGQR; encoded by the coding sequence ATGTTTGGAAACAAGGAACGATTCAAAGCATGTTTTGTTGAAAAACTCAAAAATCTACGCGGGAAAGATTGCCTGCAAGCAACTTCTCTGGATATTTACCAGGTTCTGGGCACGATGATCCGTGAAGCGATCACGGATGAATGGTCGGCTACGATGGCGCGGTATCATGAACTGGGTGCCAAGCAAGTTTACTATCTGTCCATGGAATTTCTCCTGGGGCGTCTGCTGGAAAGCAACATGATCAATCTTCATATCCTGGAACTGTGCCGCGAAGGGTTGCACGAACTTGGCATCGAACTGGCCGACATTGTCGCTGAAGAACCCGATGCCGGCCTGGGAAACGGCGGCCTTGGCCGCCTGGCGGCCTGTTTTCTGGATTCCCTGGCTTCCCTGGGCCTGCCTGGCCATGGATGTGGAATCAGATACAGATACGGGCTTTTTGAACAAAAAATTGTCGATGGTTACCAGATAGAACTCCCCGAAAACTGGCTCAAGGAGGGCAATGTCTGGGAAATACGCCGGGTAGAGGAAACGGTTGAGGTAAAGTTTGGCGGGCACATCGAATTTGAAGAAAGAAATGGCCGCTACTTTTTCCACCATAGAAATGCTGAAATAATCAATGCGGTTCCCTATGATATGCCCATGATCGGCTTTGATGGCAAGACTGTCAATACGCTTCGCTTGTGGGATGCCGAGGCATCCAAAACCGAACTGTGCGCCATCATGGACTGTTACCAGCGTATCGTTGACTACAAGCATAACCTGGAATCAATCTCTGCTTTTCTCTATCCCGACGACTCACATCATGAGGGCAAAATACTGCGTCTCAAACAACAGTATTTTCTTGTTTCCGCCGCCATCCAGAGTATCACCCGCTGTGTCAAAAACAGGTATGGTTCCCTGGAAAGATTGAACGAGCTGGTGGCAATCCATATCAATGACACTCACCCGGCTCTGGCCATTCCCGAACTCATGCGCATCCTGATGGACAGGGAGGGAATGTCCTGGGAAAAAGCATGGGAAATCACAACCGGGACAATCTCTTACACCAACCATACCACCCTCGTGGAGGCTCTTGAAAAATGGCCCGTGGGTCTGTTCAAACCATTGCTGCCACGTATCTACATGATCATCGAGGAGATCAACAACCGTTTCTGCCAAACCATAATGAAAGAATACCCCCTCTACCGGGACAAGATCGGCTCCATGTCCATCATTGCCGACAAACACGTGAAGATGGCTCATCTTGCCCTGGTAGGCAGTCACAGTATAAACGGTGTAGCCAGGTTGCATACCGAAATCCTCAAACACCGGGAGATGAAAAATTTCTACGGGATATTTCCGGGGAAATTCAATAACAAGACCAACGGGATCACTCACCGCCGTTGGCTTTTGAAGGTCAACCCGCTGCTGTCAAATCTGATCAACGAAACCATCGGGCCGGATTGGATCAAACACCCCCGTTCCCTGATAGCATTATCTGATTATGTCGAAGATTCAGCTTTTCTGGACAGGCTTTACGATATAAAACAGTGCAACAAAGCTGCGCTGGCCCGGATTGTAGAGGAAAAACATGACCTTAAAATCGATACCCATTCCATCTTCGACGTCCAGGTAAAACGGCTCCACCTTTACAAACGCCAGCTGCTCAACATCATGCACATCATGGATCTCTACAACCGCCTTCTGGAAAACCCGGATATACAGATAACCCCCCGCACCTTTATTTTTGCAGCCAAGGCATTCCCGAACTATTATCTGGCCAAAAAAATAATCAAGCTGATCAACACCGTGGCCGGGGTTATCAATACCGACCGCAGGATAAGGGACCGCATCAAGGTCGTCTTCCTGGAAAATTACCGTGTTTCGCTGGCTGACATCATTATCCCCGCAGCAGATCTGAGCCAGCAGATCTCGACGGCGAGCAAGGAAGCTTCCGGTACAGGCAACATGAAATTCATGTTGAACGGCGCGGTGACAATCGGCACCCTTGATGGTGCCAACATCGAAATAATGGAAGCCGTCGGTGAAGACAATATCATCACATTCGGATTGACGGCCGATGAAGTCAACAATTATCATGAAAAAGGTCATTACCGTTCTACCGATATCTACAACACCAACCCCCGTATCAGGAAGGTAACCGACCAGCTGATAAACGGTTTTCTTCCCACCGGGGAACATGAATTCAGGGCCATTTTCGATCATCTCATCGGCGGCAACGATGAATTTTTTGTGTTGAAGGATCTCCCCTCTTTCGGTGCCGCCCGTGAAAGGGCGGAGCATGCATACGGCAACAGGCAAAGCTGGCAGAAAAAATGCGCTGTCAACATCGCCCACGCGGGCAAATTTTCCAGCGACCTTACGATAAAAAGATATGCCGATGAGATCTGGAAAATCGAGCCCGTTACCACAGCCCTGCCGACAGAAATCGGTCAGCGGTAA
- a CDS encoding 4-hydroxybutyryl-CoA dehydratase, giving the protein MPENKYISSLKKLKRKVYIRGTPVDAPQEHPLVQLSTAAVARSYALQGQPEHEQLIYANSHLDGRRINRFTHIHRSAEDLINKVKLQRLLGQQTGTCFQRCVGMDALNALEITTFELERDLGTPYHRNFNHFLQQVQEENAVCDGAMTDPKGDRSKRPHEQADPDLYLRVVSRNREGIVVNGAKCHQTGALNSHYIIAMPTTAMREEDRDYAVAFAVEADNPQLIYILGRQPSDLRKMEPDRADTGNMYFGGQECLIIFDHVFIPWERVFLCGEYDYSGRLVERFAGYHRQSYGGCKTGVGDLLIGAAASLAEYHGLDRASHIKDKLVEMIHLNETIFCCGIACSSRGNPTASGTYLVDLLLANVCKLNVTRFPYEIARLAEDIAGGLVATLPSLKDLEHPEIGPLLKKYFQGVAGMETTCRLRMLRFVENLTLGAAAAAYLTESLHGAGSPQAQRVVIARQADLEGKKRMARKLAGIKDD; this is encoded by the coding sequence ATGCCTGAAAACAAATATATCAGCAGCCTGAAAAAATTGAAGCGCAAAGTCTATATCCGGGGCACCCCGGTCGATGCACCGCAGGAACATCCGCTGGTGCAGCTCAGCACCGCAGCAGTAGCCCGGTCCTATGCTCTGCAGGGCCAGCCGGAACACGAACAGCTGATCTATGCGAACTCTCATCTGGATGGCCGCCGCATCAATCGTTTCACCCATATTCATCGCTCGGCAGAAGACCTGATCAACAAGGTAAAGTTGCAGCGTCTTCTTGGCCAGCAGACGGGAACATGCTTTCAGCGTTGCGTGGGCATGGACGCTTTGAATGCACTGGAAATCACCACTTTTGAACTGGAACGGGATCTGGGCACACCCTATCATCGTAATTTCAACCATTTCCTGCAGCAGGTTCAGGAGGAGAATGCTGTCTGTGACGGGGCAATGACCGACCCCAAGGGGGATCGCAGCAAGCGCCCCCATGAACAGGCCGACCCCGATCTATACCTGCGAGTAGTCAGCCGGAACAGGGAAGGTATCGTGGTCAACGGTGCGAAATGCCATCAGACCGGCGCGCTCAATTCCCACTACATCATCGCCATGCCAACCACGGCAATGCGTGAAGAGGACCGTGATTATGCCGTGGCCTTTGCCGTGGAAGCGGATAACCCGCAATTGATCTACATTCTGGGGCGCCAACCTTCGGATCTCCGCAAAATGGAACCTGATCGTGCCGACACCGGCAACATGTATTTCGGTGGACAGGAATGCCTCATCATCTTCGATCATGTTTTTATCCCCTGGGAAAGAGTATTCCTCTGCGGGGAATACGATTATTCCGGCCGGCTGGTCGAACGTTTTGCCGGTTATCATCGCCAGAGCTACGGCGGCTGCAAGACCGGAGTGGGCGACCTGCTTATCGGTGCAGCGGCCTCATTGGCAGAATACCATGGCCTCGACAGGGCTTCCCACATCAAGGATAAACTTGTGGAGATGATTCATCTGAATGAAACGATATTCTGCTGCGGTATTGCCTGCTCTTCCCGGGGCAACCCCACCGCTTCGGGAACGTATCTTGTTGACCTTCTGCTGGCCAATGTCTGCAAATTGAATGTGACCCGTTTTCCCTACGAGATAGCAAGGCTTGCCGAGGACATCGCCGGCGGTCTGGTGGCCACCCTGCCATCACTGAAAGATCTGGAACATCCGGAGATCGGGCCGTTGTTGAAAAAATATTTTCAAGGCGTTGCCGGCATGGAAACCACCTGCCGCCTCAGGATGCTGCGTTTTGTGGAAAACCTTACCCTGGGAGCAGCAGCCGCCGCCTACCTGACCGAATCCTTGCATGGCGCCGGTTCACCTCAGGCCCAGCGGGTGGTCATCGCCAGGCAGGCTGATCTGGAAGGGAAGAAAAGAATGGCCCGGAAGTTGGCTGGAATCAAGGATGATTGA
- the tatC gene encoding twin-arginine translocase subunit TatC, producing the protein MMEEGGNRAGNWLARLEDLRKRLVIMIVCVFVSGIVCFYYINEIRVLLLKPAGNPELIYISPAEALMANIRLAFAAGVVLVSPLLIYQIIALFWPFLTRERKKLMIFLPLFMIFLFVAGLVFSYMVVYPMAIQFFKSFEDETLEAVFTLHNYLSFSISFMFAFGLAFQLPLVFLFLGALELVRPAFLRANRKYALLVMLVLSAIITPPDVFSQVLMTLPLMILYELGIFMVVLVQRRKQKKIEDADNLLDV; encoded by the coding sequence GTGATGGAGGAAGGGGGCAACAGGGCAGGCAACTGGTTGGCCAGGCTCGAGGACCTCAGAAAGCGCCTGGTGATCATGATCGTATGTGTTTTTGTCTCCGGCATCGTCTGTTTCTACTATATCAATGAAATCCGCGTGCTTCTGTTGAAACCGGCTGGAAACCCGGAGTTGATCTATATTTCACCGGCAGAAGCATTGATGGCCAATATCCGGCTTGCTTTTGCTGCAGGGGTCGTGCTCGTTTCTCCCCTGTTGATATATCAGATCATCGCCCTGTTCTGGCCATTCCTGACCAGGGAGCGGAAGAAACTGATGATCTTCCTTCCGCTCTTCATGATCTTTCTTTTTGTTGCCGGGCTGGTATTTTCCTACATGGTCGTGTATCCCATGGCCATACAGTTTTTCAAAAGTTTTGAAGATGAGACGCTGGAAGCCGTTTTCACCCTGCACAACTATCTCTCCTTTTCGATATCATTCATGTTTGCTTTCGGCCTGGCTTTTCAGCTTCCACTGGTGTTTCTGTTCCTGGGGGCCCTGGAATTGGTCCGCCCGGCTTTTTTGCGGGCAAACCGCAAGTATGCCCTGCTGGTCATGCTGGTTCTTTCGGCAATAATTACCCCGCCGGACGTTTTTTCCCAGGTTTTGATGACTCTCCCCCTGATGATTCTCTACGAGCTTGGCATCTTCATGGTGGTGCTGGTACAGCGGCGGAAACAGAAGAAGATCGAGGATGCCGACAATCTCCTGGATGTTTGA
- a CDS encoding Nif3-like dinuclear metal center hexameric protein, with amino-acid sequence MSLQLREVIDLMDGLAPPHLAFDHDNVGLQIGDPLAEVRNIITVLDMDVAVLDEALSRDANVIISHHPLIFHPLKAINTGSPEGALIETIIHNNVNVFVAHTNLDVAPRGVNSLLAELFALQGTSVLKVTASDPLLKLVVFVPGGYEGGVREAITDAGGGWIGNYSHCTFQLEGSGTFMPREGSRPFSGEEGRLNRAREFRLETVMPLSMKTQVLEALQGSHPYEEVAYDLYELAREGIPLGLGRLGTLGKSLTLKSFSERCKKLLEIGEVQTWGDPQRSVKTIALCGGSGGSLVRTAAERGADVLVSGDLKYHDVQLARALGLALVDAGHYGTEYPIVPWLAGYLQDKIRERGHSNKVWPVPNRDTGKF; translated from the coding sequence TTGTCGTTGCAACTTCGGGAAGTGATTGATCTGATGGATGGCCTGGCTCCCCCTCATCTGGCCTTTGATCATGACAATGTTGGCCTGCAGATAGGCGATCCCCTTGCTGAAGTCAGAAATATCATCACCGTTCTGGATATGGACGTTGCGGTGCTCGATGAGGCACTGTCCCGGGATGCAAATGTGATTATCAGCCATCATCCCCTTATTTTCCATCCCTTGAAGGCGATAAACACCGGTTCACCCGAAGGTGCGCTCATTGAAACAATTATTCACAATAATGTGAATGTATTCGTGGCGCATACCAATCTGGATGTTGCGCCACGGGGGGTAAATTCATTGCTGGCGGAGCTTTTCGCGTTGCAGGGCACTTCCGTTCTGAAAGTAACCGCATCCGATCCTCTTCTGAAATTGGTGGTTTTTGTTCCCGGGGGGTACGAGGGCGGAGTCCGGGAAGCGATCACGGATGCAGGGGGCGGGTGGATCGGAAATTACAGCCACTGTACATTTCAGCTGGAGGGAAGCGGCACTTTCATGCCACGGGAAGGCAGCCGGCCTTTCAGCGGAGAGGAGGGTAGACTCAACCGGGCCAGGGAATTTCGCCTGGAGACGGTCATGCCTCTTTCCATGAAAACGCAGGTACTGGAAGCTCTGCAAGGAAGCCACCCCTACGAGGAGGTGGCCTACGATCTGTATGAACTGGCCCGCGAGGGGATTCCCCTGGGCCTGGGAAGGTTGGGAACCCTGGGAAAATCGCTGACGCTGAAAAGTTTTTCGGAAAGATGTAAAAAGTTGCTGGAGATCGGTGAGGTGCAAACGTGGGGGGATCCGCAGCGGTCGGTGAAGACAATTGCCCTCTGCGGCGGCAGTGGTGGCAGTCTGGTCAGAACCGCAGCGGAGAGGGGAGCCGATGTCCTCGTTTCCGGGGATCTGAAATATCATGATGTTCAACTGGCGCGGGCGCTGGGGCTGGCCCTCGTTGATGCCGGGCATTATGGAACCGAATATCCCATCGTCCCCTGGTTGGCCGGATATTTGCAAGATAAAATACGGGAACGGGGCCATTCGAACAAGGTCTGGCCCGTACCGAACAGGGATACGGGAAAGTTTTGA